From Arachis hypogaea cultivar Tifrunner chromosome 3, arahy.Tifrunner.gnm2.J5K5, whole genome shotgun sequence:
attattttatatagtaataatatattaaaattaaatttttttaatatatattttatattctaatatagaTACTTAGGTAGTTTTTTATGTTTGTACTTTGTAGCATAGTATGATTGTTTTGTTTATAACTCCCCACCATGCACCCCACGACATTCCCACTCAAAATGctaatcataatttttatttttatttttttgagaaattttcaGAAAATGGAAATGATAGCGGAATTCCAAAATGTTTATCTAATTTGGTTTTATATTTGTTATTCAAGTTATCTtattttgaatatataattttaagaaaTTGACCAGTATTAAGTACTCACCAATCATATTCTTCATAGTTTATTTTAAGTCTTCCCCTCTAGTGATTTGACTGGTTTTTGGTTTATTGATTTGTTTAAGTAATCCAATGAATATGTATGTGTAGCGACTTTGCGAGTCTATGGAAGGAAACAGACATGCACAGTGCATCACAATAATAGAACTTgtaaataaacaagtaaacataATTGGAGTAAAAGAAGGAACCTTGCTCAATTTACAAGACTAAATAAACTATGATGAGTAGCATTAAATATCCATGAAGAAAATATTTTACAGGCTATCAACACCGTACCGTTGATCCACAGTTATGCAAAAAACAATTCGtggaaatataattataaaaatgaagCTATTTTTTGGTGGATACTTGATTACACGAATGCATTGACATCCAACATATCTGGGATTTCAAATCTCAAGACGCTGTTATTGGTGCTGACATAGCTTTCTCTCTCATCCTCGGTGCTACTGTTGTTTCCATTGACATAAGTATTACTGCTGCTATTATTGGAATGAAAGGTTGACGTTTCAGACATAGGTGGGTCCACAAGACTTGCATGATGAGAGTAGTAGTTGTTACTATTATTGTTATAATAATAACTTGTTGGTAATTGGTCAGTGACATAACAAGGGCTAGAAGTTGAAGCAAttccaatattattattattatcggcGTCCCAATAATCACTAGTATTCATTAGGTCATGGTGCAGTAGATTTGATGGGTAGGCTGAGTCGACATTATTATTGGATTCTAGAAAGTTTGCTTGAGGGAAAGACAAGGAAACATCACTACTGATGATTTGGTTGTGGCTGTTGTCaagagaattattattattattattaggagagAA
This genomic window contains:
- the LOC112781890 gene encoding transcription factor MYB102; the protein is MGIDPVTHSPRLDLLDLSSLFGSSISHINNNMQHHLNPELLKLATSLFSPNNNNNNSLDNSHNQIISSDVSLSFPQANFLESNNNVDSAYPSNLLHHDLMNTSDYWDADNNNNIGIASTSSPCYVTDQLPTSYYYNNNSNNYYSHHASLVDPPMSETSTFHSNNSSSNTYVNGNNSSTEDERESYVSTNNSVLRFEIPDMLDVNAFV